A stretch of DNA from Roseofilum casamattae BLCC-M143:
AAAAGGGAAAGTACTAGAGTCAGCAAAAAAACAGGAAAATCAGCGAAAAGCCAGAGAAAGGATTTTTGTTGAACACCTAATTAGACGGATAAAAAGCTTTAGAATAGTGGCAGAAAGATTCCGACTTTGGCGTCAGAACTACTCTCGAATAGTTCGAGTAGTATGTGGATTAGTAAGATGGAGAATTGGGGCGCTAATTTTAGAGAGCTAAAAAATGCGGAAATGGGTAAAGTGATAAGAAATATACCATGATAATTTTCGAGGTATAATTATTGCAAACTACTTAAACCTTGATAAAATCGTTAAATTTGCACTGAATTACTCCTAACTGAAAGTAGCTCGAAAAGATTACCCTGACAGGCTTTAAGAGTTTTAGGAGATGTCTATTTTATTGGGGAGGTACAGATAGCTCCAAAGAGCGATCGACCTAGCTAACTGTCTGATAATGTTGGTTGCGGAAGGTCAATCAGGATCGATAATAAAGGTATGGCGCAGAGTAATGAGGAAAAGAGGCAGGAGCGATCGCCTCCACCGAGAAAAATTAATAAACTTTTAATTTTCCGAAAAAGCATCCATTTGGCGTCCATACTGTCTGTACGGCAATGTTCAGGTAAACCCCGTGACTTTATCTTCTGACTCTCCCGTACCTCTGAAACGTTTGATCGTTCGTGATGGACTGCTCCTCAATGCTCATCGATGGCAAAAAGCTCATGAATACCACCGACAGCGCCAAAACCTACACTACCAAGCCTTACACCAATCCGGTATTGTCTATGGACTTGGAGTAAAAGCGATCGCCGCCCCAGAAAATATAGCCGCTCAATACCGCGATGGACGCTGGGTGGAAGTGCAACCGGGAATCGCGATCGATCGCTTGGGTAACCCCATTATCGTAGACGAACCCATGGCCTTTCGGATTTCCTCCGTCGCCAAAGAAATTCCCATCGCCGTCCACTTAGTCCTCAGCTACGTCGATCCGGAAACCCTGCACCGCACCAGTCAAGACGAAATTGTCTCGGAAACTTTTCGCATTGACGAAAAAACGACCCCTCCCACAGGACTTGAAGTCGAACTCTGTCACATTCGCCTCGCGCCCGGAACCGTACAAATTTCCCCCGCAGACAATGTCTTTGCACCGCAACTGAATCAACTTGACTTGCGATCGCGATCGCAAGTCGGCATGAAACCGCAAGGCATCGTCAAGCTCGCCTATCTGCAAGCCAACCCCGAGAGCGATCGGACCACCCAAGCCAACCTTTCCTCTCTCCTACAAGCTTTTCTCGCCCTCGATCCGCATCGTAGAGGAATTGACTCCGAAGTCAGCTCCATTAAACCCGAACCTCCAATGCAAGGATCTGCCAGCGAAGAATCTTGGGAAGACCTAGCCGAGCGCGAAGCTGCTGGATGGCAAGGATACGATCTGATTTACCTCACCTATCGTCAAGCAGCAGAAAGCAACGAGTTCCAGCAGAAAAAACTTGCTGCCTACCTGGCCATGGGTGGGGTCTTATTCATCGAACTCTTAGAAGACGATACGCAAGTGGATGAATTGAGCTTCGTTCAGCAAGAATTGCACGAAGCTATGGCAGATATTGGCGACACCGAAGAACTCGAAGAAGTGAAAGCCCAACTGCGGGAAGAACTCGAAGCCTGCGAAGCCGAACTCAATCGTCAAATTAGCGAAATTTGTGCTTCCATAGAATCGTTAGCCCTGAATCTAGGCATGTCATCCTCTAGTTTAGGCGTTTTATCTCCTCTCGATTCCCTGCAAACTCAGCCGTTCTTGTTTAGCGCTCTCCCTACTATTCGTCGCAACCCAATTCGCGTCTTTAATTGGGGAGGAGTCGTCTTATCTATTGGGGATCTCTCCTTAGCTTGGGGACTGCATTATGGCAGCGATCGCTTAGATCTACCTCGAGAAAAAATACGAAATGCTCAAGAATTCGGCGTCAATTTACTCCATTTTGCCTGGCACCGGAGACACCTAACTCAGCTCCAGCAATAGTTGCAAGAAAACTCCACCCCATCTCCCGATCGCACGACGAACAAAACTACGAACAAAAAGGGATAAACCCAATGAAGCGCTGGCACACAAGTTTACTCATTCAGTATGTTGCCTCTTTTTCGATTTTATCGCTCATGGCTGTCGTCGGATTGGCGATCGCCGTCTATTATCAGTCAGTCGAATTAATCAAATCATACATTCTCGCTCAAATGGAAGTCGTCGTTTCCATTAAAGAAAATCAGATTGACAATTGGTTTACTCAGCAATATCAGACCATCTCCTTACTCTCGCAAACCCCAAGTATTGTGGAGGAATACGAGCGATTTTTAAAAACGCAAAATCGACAAAGCTATGAAGCCCTACAGTCCTATTTCAGTACCATTCTGCAAACCCAACCGGCGATTAAATCTCTCTCAATTTCCACCAACAGCGGAATTGTCTCCCTCTCCAGCACAATTAAGGAAGAAGGCAACTATCAACCCCTGGGCAATACCGTCACCTATTTTACCGCTGAAAACCTCGACAGCATTCGCCCGACCTTATACACCTCGCCCATTAGCCGGGAGACAGCCATGACGTTTGCCACTCCCTTAGTCGATAGTAAAGGCGATCGCATTGGCGTGTTGTCCGTCGATCTTTCCCTGGAGAAAATTAGCGACATCATGAAAGAGGCCACCGGACTCGGAGAAACCGACGAAGCCTATCTCATTCGTAAAAAAGGAGATGCTAATCACTTTGTCGATATTGAAAAAACCGAAGAAGAACTATCGGGAGATTGGGTGAAAAGCACTGGAATTGATGCCGTAACCTCCGGGCAAGATGGCGTTGCTTTTTACGATAACCATTACAATGTAGCCGTCATTGGTAGCTATCGCTGGTTAGAAGATAAAAATCTAGCTATCTTAGTCGAAATCACTCAAGAAGAAGCCTTTCAAGTCAGTGGAATTCTCGCCAGAAATCTCCTCGGTCTCGGCTTAGGAGTTTCGGTAATTATCTTATGCATTGTCTATCTACTCTCGCGCAAAGTCACCCAACCCATTTTAACCATCGCCAAAACGGTCAATCAAGTCACTGATGGCAACTTGAGTACTCAAACCCATCAACTGCAAACCATTAGCAAACGCGGAGATGAAATCGGACAGCTCGCGCGAGGATTTGAAGACATGATTAATGTGGTTGACTCTCGACAACAAGACTTAGCCGATCAAGTTCGTAAATTGCGAAATAAAAATGCCCATGTCAATCAAGCCCAAGAATTGGAAATGTCTTATTTTAGAGCATTAAAACGCAAAGCTCAATGGCTGAGAAATAAAAACTAAACCACACTCAAAATTTTAGAAGCGATCGATTATGGTATCTCTGAAAAAACTGATTCCTATTCTCACCGTAGCTCCCTTGATGGCAACTCTGGGGTTTACCGGAATTTTAGGGGTTTACAATGGCGAAAAAACAGTTTACGAACTCTCCTCCTATTGGATGAATGAAACCGCCGGTCAGATTGAAGACCAAATTCGGATTAGTCTGAGAAAACCGCAAACCATTAATACCCTCAATCGATACAGTCTTGAATCTCAAGAACTCAATTGGAATGAATTAGATACGCTCGGTATCCATTTTACCAATCAAATTCAGTTATTTTCATCAGTCAATAGTATTTATTTTGGCGATCGCAACCAATCATTTATTGGTGCTAAACTTAATAGCAACGGCCAAATTACCCAATCCTATTCTGGTCGAGACACAGACTATGAAATGCTTACCTATGGCACAAATCTCCAAGGAGAACGCACTAAAATTATGCGCAGGCGATCGGGTTTCGATCCGCACACGCGTCCCTGGTATCAAACCGCTCGCAACCGCATCAATCCGAGCTGGACTCCTGTTTATCCCGATTTTTCTACCGGAAAATTAGGAATTACTGCAGCTCAATCCGTGCGGGATCTGCAAGGGAATACAGTCGGCGTTTTAGGAGTAGACTTTTTCTTAGATGGATTGCATGTATTCCTGCGAGATTTATCGATCTCTCGAGCGGGACAAGCTTTAATTTTAGGGCAAGATGGTCAACTTATTGCTAGCTCTAATCCCGATGATTCGACTATCCTCGATCCGAATTCAGAAGTCCGATTTACGATAACCGAAAGTCCCGATCCAGTGATTAGCGAGATCGGTCAAGCATTAATTACTAGATTTAGCGATTTGAGTTTAATTGCTCAACCAGAACATTTAACTCTGCAGATTGAAGGTAAAAAACGTTGGGTTTGGGTAGAACCATTTACCGACCCTTCGGGATTACAATGGTTAATTCTCATTGTTATGGCAGAAGAAGATATCTTTTCTCTCCAAGAAAAACATCAGATAGGTTTAGCCATTGCGATTATTGCTGCTATTGGTAGTATTTTAGCCGTCTTCATCATGAATCGATTAGTTGTTTCCCCCTTGCTCCGTTTAAATAAGGCAGCAAAACGACTAAAAAAACGTGATTTCGATCCGAAAAAGATTTCCGATCTAATGGAGCGGAGTGATGAAATTGGTCAGTTTAGTCGAGTGTTTGAAGAAATGGCTACCGTAATTCAAGAACGTCAACGCAAGTTAGAGGAGAGGATCGATCTATTAAGTAGCTCCAGAAGCTATTCTTCAGTCTCATCCAGCGCATCTGACTTAGAAACGGCAGAGAATAATGCCAAAAATGCTCCAGACATCACCTTAAGCTATTGGGATTACCTCAAACAAAAATCGCAGCAGATTCGCCAACAAAGTAGAATGGAAAAACATCATGATTAATCGCTTACATATCCGCCATCTATTGCCCATATTGATTGTTGCTCCTTCTATCTTTGTAGTGGGCACGATTGCTCTAATTGTTTTTCAAAAAACACGAGAAAATATTAACATTGTTTCCGTCGAACTGTCGGGAACCATTGCCGATCGCGTGGAAACCCACATTCGCGATTACTTAGTTACTCCACAGCTCATTAGTGCTTCTAATATTAAGCGAATTGAATCGGGAACGCTCGATCTGACTGACTTATCCCAATTAGAAAAACATTTTTGGCGCGATATTCAAGTCTTTCACAATACGAAAAGTATCTACTTTGCTAACGCTCTTGGCGAATTGCGAGGAGCAGAACTTATAGACGAAGGAGAATTTGCGAGTTTCATTGCTGGAGAATCAACGAATTCAACTTTAAAGCGTTATTTAGTCGATGAAAATGGCGAAAAAACTGTCGAACTGAGCAGCACGGACAATTACGACCCTCGATCGAGGGATTGGTATCAAGCTGCTTTGAATTCCAAACAAGCCGTGTGGATTAATATCCATCGAGACTTTAGCAGTCCTCATTTAACCATGACAACAGCTCAGGTTGTCCGAGATGCGGAAGGTGAAGTTTTAGGGGTTTTTGGAGTTAATTTATTATTCGAGCAACTCGATCGCTTTTTGCAAAGTTTAACGATCGCAAAAACCGGTCAAACTTTAATTATCGATCGCCAAGGACAGTTAATTGCTAGCTCCAATCCGCAACTCATTGAGGAAGCAAGCCTGGGATCTGTGCCTCTCGAAATTACCAGTAGCGAACAGGACTTAATTGCGGCGATCGGACAATCTCTACAAAATCAATTTGGCAGTTTTTCACAAGTAGATGAAAGTAAGACTCTCTTTGTAGCATGGAAAGGAAAACGATATCACTTAAAGATAAAACTGTTTCGCGATCGCCTCGGATTAGATTGGTTGATTGTCGTTGCCATCCCCGAACAAGACTTTATGCAACAAGTGGAGATCCAAGCGCGAATTACTTTAGTGTTAGAAGTGCTAATTCTCTTAGCAGCAATTGCCGTTGGTTTAGGGGTGAGCCGCTGGGTATTGCAACCGATTTTTCAATTTAGCGAAGCGGCAAATCAAATTAAAACAGGGTCTTTCGATCCGCAAACCCTGGAGAATTTAACCGAACGCAATGACGAAGTCGGAGAACTGGCTAGAGTCTTCGTTAAAATGGCTGTCGATACTGGAGATCGCCAACAAAGTTTGGAAGAACAATTAAGCTTATTAAATTTTCGCGTTAGTCAATCTCAAGACAATCCCTACGAACTCACTCCCCTAAAACGATGGCAGAAAAAAGCCACTTGCATTCGCGAAGTTTATAACTACCAACCCCACCTGCCCCAGCTCTTAACTCAAGTACCGTGGTATGAAAATCTCAGTCCGGAGCAGCTCGAGGAAATCGCCAATAGCGGTCAAATTAAAAAAGTTCGCTTGGGAGATTATATCTGTCGCGAGGGAGAAATTGGCGAAGAATTTTATATTGTCCTCACTGGCTCGATTCGTATTTTTGTTGAAAAACTGGATAAATATTTAGTCGATCTCTCTCCCGGACAATGCTTTGGTGAATTAGCCTTAATGCTTGGAGAAACTCGCACGGCAACGGCGATCGCCTTAGAGCCTACTATTCTCTTTACTCTCGATCGCGTTAACTTTGGTCGCGTTCTGCAACAATACCCGCAAATGGCCGAACAAATTGCTCGAGATTTACACGAGCATCGGCAAGAGCTGCACAACCGATCGCATATGGTAACGGGAAGCCCGTTTTGGAGCCGCCTGAGTCAAGCCGAACTACTACAGCACATTCAGTCGCGCATGAAAGACTTCATTTAAAAGTTGACGTTGAACCATTAACCCCACGGATTTTCCATGACCTTAATTTTAACCAACGATGATGGCATTGATGCTCCCGGCATCCGCTGCTTGCATCGCGCCCTAGAGCCTGTCCTTGTCCATCGCCCTATCTTCGTCGCTCCCACCCAACAACATTCCGGATGCAGCCATCGTACCACTACCCACTACCCACTCGCTATTACAGAGCGATCGCCCCAGGAATATGCCATTGATGGTACTCCAGCCGATTGTACGCGACTGGCGATCGCCGAACTCAGCCAACGCTGGGATAGTCCAATAGAATGGGTATTCTCTGGCGTCAACGCTGGAGGAAATCTCGGTGTTGATGTCTACATGTCTGGAACCGTTGCTGCCGTGCGCGAGGCTGCCTTTCACGGCATTCCTGGAATTGCCATTTCCCACCACATCAAACGTCCTTTTGAAATTGACTGGGAACGCACCGCAGAGTGGACTGCCAACATCTTAACCGAGCTATTCTCCCAGTCTCTGCAACCCGGAGAATTCTGGAATGTCAATATTCCCCATCTCGAACCTGGAGCCGATCGCCCGGAAATGGTGTTTTGTCCCGTCAGTACCGATCCCCTACCTTTGGTCTATCGCTTCGACAAAGAACGATATCATTACTGCGGAAAATACGACGATCGCGATCGCGCCCCCGGTACGGATGTCGATATCTGTTTCTCCGGTAAAATTGCCATTTCGCGACTGCGAGCCTAACCAAACCCGAGGCGATCGGTAATTCTATCCCCTATTCCCCAAGTATCAATCGCTCCACACAATATTCCGGATCTGGTTAACCTTACCAGTATGGAGAGTATAGAAGCTTTCTCATTTGCTCTATGCTATTTCCTATTTCCCTACTGGTTTCTCCAGTTCTTTTACTCAATACAGCGACGACTAATCCCGTTTTACCCTCCGAAGTAGAACCACTCGCTGTTGAAACCTACTCTCCCACACCACTCGATTATTCCTATCGATACAATCGTAAAGGAGAAAATCCTCCCAGTGGTGGAACTGGAAGACGGCGCATTATGGCATAATTTGCTGTTGTGTATATCGTATCGAGAAGAACAACGTTCCAGAATCTGTACTCGGTGCAGATTCTCGTCTTCTGACTCGTTTCGCGATTAACCCAACCCGAGAATAATCAATAGTTGAGTGGGTTGGGTTAGTTTGAACGCAGCAATACAATAACGATAGAAGTGATTTTGCTTTAGCCTTCTGGGTTCGCCGGAGGCAAACAAATTAAATTGTCATCCAAGGTTAAAATTAACCCTTTCGATCGCAGTTTACCCATTAAACGAGTTACCGTAACTCGAGTCGAACCAATAGCGCTGCCAATTTGGGCATGAGTCAGAGTCCAAGGCAAATAGTAACCCTGTTCGCAGACCTCGCCATACTCTTCAATCAGTAAGGTCAAAAAGCCTAACAGTCGATCGATAGTACGCCGCTGTCCCATAGTTCCCAACCACAAAAGTTTGCGCTGGTTCTGGTATCGAAACGCTTCCATCACTTCGCGGCGAAAATGGGGCCAGTTATCTAAATCGTGCCAATACATCCAGAGAACAGTGGTTTTATCCACATGAGCATAGCTATTAATGGTAAATGGGGATTGGGAGACAATTTCAAACGGTTGTCCCGCTCCGACAAATCCGAGAAATGACTCATCGGGAATTTGACTATCGGGATCGTTCGTTGCATTCAACCGCGCCACCAAGCTAGGCGTTTTAACGGATGCGCTAATTTGAGAACTCACCAGCCGCACCGAGCCTCGTTGAACTAAGTAGAGCAGTCCCGGACGGACGGGGATTTTGTCATCCTTATTGAAAGTGCGGCTGCGATAGTGGTCTTGCGCCCAATCAATAATGCGCTGCCACGTTAGAAATGGGCGAGAAGATTCGGATTCTGGAGACACTGAAAACATAGACCAATAAATTACGGAAGAATAACAAACAGGTTTTGCACGAGCGCTACTTAGAGCATTTAGATTCCTATTCCACAATAGGAAAAGTCCTCAGTTACTCAAGTAATATCGATCGCTAGATTGTTGTGATACTTCTATACATGCCCATAGTGTATCATGCAGGTAGCAAAAACTACCTTATAATAACTCAAAGTTTACTAAAGTTGACAAATTCTCAAGAAATGATCGCTCTATCGTCACTATCGAGCCACTGGATTATGGTGGGATTACTGATTGGATTTGCTATTGCTCATAGCG
This window harbors:
- a CDS encoding transposase family protein codes for the protein KGKVLESAKKQENQRKARERIFVEHLIRRIKSFRIVAERFRLWRQNYSRIVRVVCGLVRWRIGALILES
- a CDS encoding cache domain-containing protein, translated to MKRWHTSLLIQYVASFSILSLMAVVGLAIAVYYQSVELIKSYILAQMEVVVSIKENQIDNWFTQQYQTISLLSQTPSIVEEYERFLKTQNRQSYEALQSYFSTILQTQPAIKSLSISTNSGIVSLSSTIKEEGNYQPLGNTVTYFTAENLDSIRPTLYTSPISRETAMTFATPLVDSKGDRIGVLSVDLSLEKISDIMKEATGLGETDEAYLIRKKGDANHFVDIEKTEEELSGDWVKSTGIDAVTSGQDGVAFYDNHYNVAVIGSYRWLEDKNLAILVEITQEEAFQVSGILARNLLGLGLGVSVIILCIVYLLSRKVTQPILTIAKTVNQVTDGNLSTQTHQLQTISKRGDEIGQLARGFEDMINVVDSRQQDLADQVRKLRNKNAHVNQAQELEMSYFRALKRKAQWLRNKN
- a CDS encoding PDC sensor domain-containing protein; the encoded protein is MVSLKKLIPILTVAPLMATLGFTGILGVYNGEKTVYELSSYWMNETAGQIEDQIRISLRKPQTINTLNRYSLESQELNWNELDTLGIHFTNQIQLFSSVNSIYFGDRNQSFIGAKLNSNGQITQSYSGRDTDYEMLTYGTNLQGERTKIMRRRSGFDPHTRPWYQTARNRINPSWTPVYPDFSTGKLGITAAQSVRDLQGNTVGVLGVDFFLDGLHVFLRDLSISRAGQALILGQDGQLIASSNPDDSTILDPNSEVRFTITESPDPVISEIGQALITRFSDLSLIAQPEHLTLQIEGKKRWVWVEPFTDPSGLQWLILIVMAEEDIFSLQEKHQIGLAIAIIAAIGSILAVFIMNRLVVSPLLRLNKAAKRLKKRDFDPKKISDLMERSDEIGQFSRVFEEMATVIQERQRKLEERIDLLSSSRSYSSVSSSASDLETAENNAKNAPDITLSYWDYLKQKSQQIRQQSRMEKHHD
- a CDS encoding cyclic nucleotide-binding domain-containing protein, which gives rise to MINRLHIRHLLPILIVAPSIFVVGTIALIVFQKTRENINIVSVELSGTIADRVETHIRDYLVTPQLISASNIKRIESGTLDLTDLSQLEKHFWRDIQVFHNTKSIYFANALGELRGAELIDEGEFASFIAGESTNSTLKRYLVDENGEKTVELSSTDNYDPRSRDWYQAALNSKQAVWINIHRDFSSPHLTMTTAQVVRDAEGEVLGVFGVNLLFEQLDRFLQSLTIAKTGQTLIIDRQGQLIASSNPQLIEEASLGSVPLEITSSEQDLIAAIGQSLQNQFGSFSQVDESKTLFVAWKGKRYHLKIKLFRDRLGLDWLIVVAIPEQDFMQQVEIQARITLVLEVLILLAAIAVGLGVSRWVLQPIFQFSEAANQIKTGSFDPQTLENLTERNDEVGELARVFVKMAVDTGDRQQSLEEQLSLLNFRVSQSQDNPYELTPLKRWQKKATCIREVYNYQPHLPQLLTQVPWYENLSPEQLEEIANSGQIKKVRLGDYICREGEIGEEFYIVLTGSIRIFVEKLDKYLVDLSPGQCFGELALMLGETRTATAIALEPTILFTLDRVNFGRVLQQYPQMAEQIARDLHEHRQELHNRSHMVTGSPFWSRLSQAELLQHIQSRMKDFI
- the surE gene encoding 5'/3'-nucleotidase SurE, coding for MTLILTNDDGIDAPGIRCLHRALEPVLVHRPIFVAPTQQHSGCSHRTTTHYPLAITERSPQEYAIDGTPADCTRLAIAELSQRWDSPIEWVFSGVNAGGNLGVDVYMSGTVAAVREAAFHGIPGIAISHHIKRPFEIDWERTAEWTANILTELFSQSLQPGEFWNVNIPHLEPGADRPEMVFCPVSTDPLPLVYRFDKERYHYCGKYDDRDRAPGTDVDICFSGKIAISRLRA
- a CDS encoding Crp/Fnr family transcriptional regulator, with protein sequence MFSVSPESESSRPFLTWQRIIDWAQDHYRSRTFNKDDKIPVRPGLLYLVQRGSVRLVSSQISASVKTPSLVARLNATNDPDSQIPDESFLGFVGAGQPFEIVSQSPFTINSYAHVDKTTVLWMYWHDLDNWPHFRREVMEAFRYQNQRKLLWLGTMGQRRTIDRLLGFLTLLIEEYGEVCEQGYYLPWTLTHAQIGSAIGSTRVTVTRLMGKLRSKGLILTLDDNLICLPPANPEG